A genomic region of Fusarium falciforme chromosome 4, complete sequence contains the following coding sequences:
- a CDS encoding NmrA domain-containing protein, which yields MAPTILIVGATGNTGRGVVETLSELLKNTSFSGHRILALTRSSTGATAQQLSGLPNVELVEQNWVEITPAWLRQHNVERAFIASHNQPNQFAEESTFHLAALQAGVQYVVRISTTAANVRPDCPAYYPRTHWAIETLLSSPEFQGLRWTSLQPNVFTQLYLSPAVELIKNFRKTGKQDTLRLMASEDAPVGIIDPHEVGRLAAHLLIQDDVTPHDKARYVLNGPEDITGRQVVAMTEEVLGTKVEDVSFRDLSFIDHVAAQTQESKNVILSIKHAPETAWEGKCTASTTSREVLQLAAPKNTPAEIFKAMLEG from the coding sequence ATGGCTCCTACCATCCTTATTGTCGGCGCCACTGGCAACACCGGACGAGGCGTCGTTGAGACCTTGTCAGAGCTTCTGAAGAACACCTCCTTTTCCGGTCACAGAATCCTCGCTCTTACACGTTCCTCGACCGGAGCTACAGCGCAGCAGCTCTCTGGGCTCCCTAACGTGGAACTGGTGGAACAGAACTGGGTCGAGATTACCCCAGCTTGGCTCCGTCAGCACAATGTCGAGAGGGCCTTCATCGCATCCCATAACCAGCCGAACCAGTTCGCTGAAGAATCGACGTTCCACCTAGCGGCTCTTCAAGCAGGCGTCCAGTATGTTGTGCGCATCTCAACAACCGCTGCCAACGTACGTCCGGATTGCCCTGCCTACTATCCAAGGACGCACTGGGCAATCGAGACCTTGCTGAGCTCGCCGGAATTCCAAGGCCTACGATGGACCTCGTTGCAGCCTAATGTCTTTACGCAATTGTACCTTTCTCCTGCCGTGGAGCTAATCAAGAACTTCCGCAAAACCGGAAAGCAAGACACCCTGAGGCTCATGGCGTCGGAGGATGCGCCTGTCGGTATCATTGACCCGCATGAGGTTGGACGTCTCGCAGCCCATCTCTTAATCCAAGATGACGTTACCCCCCATGACAAGGCTAGATACGTCTTGAACGGCCCAGAGGATATCACTGGGCGGCAGGTCGTGGCAATGACTGAGGAGGTCCTGGGAACGAAGGTTGAAGACGTCAGCTTCCGGGATCTATCCTTCATCGACCACGTGGCGGCCCAGACCCAAGAGTCAAAGAACGTCATCCTGTCAATCAAGCATGCTCCGGAGACGGCGTGGGAGGGGAAATGCACGGCTTCCACGACGAGCAGAGAGGTCCTTCAGTTGGCTGCGCCGAAGAACACGCCGGCCGAGATCTTCAAGGCAATGTTGGAGGGTTAG
- a CDS encoding DAO domain-containing protein — protein sequence MSESPETVVIVGAGIVGSALAYFLSQSPTRRNIKIIDRSFSPLLGSTGHAPGFVGQFNESVVLSKLAIDTVAEYTKIPGGFDTVGGLEIAFESDGIERLKSRCADAVKLGLSAEMLSIEEAHKLAPELVNETGPGAAVFFSSDGTANAGRITSFYQEEAKKSGVEFVSGEVKKLVISEGRVTGVELGQDSAQRLDADKVILTTGIWAQDLDKDLDFPVPVIPVGHPYMYGKTRAKNARKLPFVRWPEHHVYARDHGERYGIGSYHHEPVKCKATNNTAIGEWIQDFKQPLKFATGLLPPAATEEFKDGDSFNGIFSMTPDNMPLAGKVRSLPGLHMGVAIWVTQAAGTAKFLARLIDGLEVDQQTKEALDPERFRGQDFAALEEKSLQGYNNIYKTIGKQ from the coding sequence ATGTCTGAATCTCCAGAAACAGTCGTCATTGTCGGGGCTGGCATCGTCGGCTCCGCCTTGGCGTACTTCTTGTCTCAGTCCCCCACGCGCCGCAACATCAAAATCATCGATCGTTCTTTCAGTCCCCTCCTCGGATCAACAGGTCATGCGCCTGGCTTTGTCGGCCAGTTCAACGAATCTGTGGTTCTCTCCAAGCTCGCCATTGATACTGTGGCAGAGTACACCAAGATCCCCGGTGGCTTCGATACCGTGGGCGGGCTGGAGATCGCTTTCGAGTCTGACGGGATCGAACGCCTCAAATCTAGATGCGCAGATGCCGTAAAGCTGGGTCTTTCTGCTGAAATGCTGAGCATTGAGGAAGCGCACAAGCTCGCGCCGGAGCTGGTCAACGAGACGGGCCCAGGCGCAGCAGTCTTCTTTTCCAGCGATGGCACTGCAAATGCGGGTAGAATCACTTCATTCTATCAAGAAGAGGCAAAAAAATCCGGAGTGGAATTTGTGTCAGGCGAGGTGAAGAAGCTCGTCATTTCCGAAGGTCGCGTCACCGGCGTTGAGCTTGGCCAAGACTCAGCTCAGAGATTAGACGCCGACAAGGTCATTCTTACTACGGGCATTTGGGCTCAAGATCTCGACAAAGACCTCGACTTTCCAGTACCGGTCATTCCTGTCGGGCATCCGTACATGTACGGCAAAACAAGAGCCAAGAATGCTCGAAAACTCCCCTTCGTTCGATGGCCGGAACATCACGTCTACGCCAGAGATCATGGCGAAAGATACGGCATCGGCAGCTATCATCACGAACCGGTCAAGTGCAAGGCGACAAACAACACTGCCATCGGAGAGTGGATCCAAGACTTTAAGCAGCCATTAAAGTTCGCCACAGGTCTGCTTCCACCAGCCGCCACAGAGGAGTTCAAGGACGGGGACAGCTTCAACGGCATCTTTTCCATGACGCCAGATAACATGCCGTTAGCTGGTAAGGTGAGGTCTCTTCCGGGTCTGCACATGGGAGTTGCCATTTGGGTTACACAGGCTGCTGGTACAGCAAAGTTTCTGGCAAGGTTGATTGATGGGCTGGAGGTGGATCAGCAGACCAAGGAGGCTCTTGACCCAGAGAGGTTCAGAGGACAAGATTTTGCTGCGCTGGAAGAAAAGTCTCTTCAAGGCTACAACAATATCTACAAGACGATTGGGAAGCAATAG
- a CDS encoding CENP-V/GFA domain-containing protein has translation MADGTGSFFPRAGLAQDGWSTEEEATATCYCGAVQLSFPLSKPGFVLAFVCHCSDCRKITASMFTTGFIILDSHLRHVRGEENLKQFGQSDTIERKGNLMTNFFCSTCGSLMYRRAESYPGASILRAGTVDDFKLAETALRPTIEQYGKHRVDWLKGIEGAKQSEGLASV, from the exons ATGGCTGACGGGACAGGATCATTTTTCCCCAGGGCCGGCCTTGCGCAGGATGGCTGGTCGaccgaagaagaagcgacAGCGACATGCTACTGCGGCGCTGTGCAGCTCTCCTTT CCGCTGTCTAAACCAGGTTTCGTCTTAGCCTTTGTCTGCCACTGCAGCGACTGCCGCAAAATTACGGCTTCGATGTTCACCACGggcttcatcatcctcgactCACACCTGAGGCATGTTCGGGGGGAGGAGAATCTCAAGCAATTCGGCCAGTCAGATACCATTGAGCGAAAGGGCAATCTCATGACCAACTTCTTCTGTTCCACGTGCGGCTCATTGATGTACCGAAGAGCTGAGAGTTACCCGGGGGCGAGCATACTTAGGGCCGGCACAGTGGATGACTTCAAGCTTGCCGAGACCGCGTTGAGGCCGACAATCGAGCAGTATGGGAAGCACAGGGTAGATTGGCTGAAGGGTATAGAGGGTGCCAAACAATCTGAGGGACTGGCTTCGGTTTGA
- a CDS encoding 3Beta-HSD domain-containing protein: MTPQKTSLAPLLGTTLVVGGCGFLGYHLVRHLLPDSESGAVYVVDRDISKNQHEKVTYVRGSITDSELLRSLITKIEPSVIFHIASPIASLPASREGEFLETNVKGTEVLLAIATESESVRALVYTSSVDIYTNPPYLNVVESHELWPASDKSNEYNRTKAIADRLVREANGPQLRTATLRLGHAYGERHIQGMVEVLDMCESSKKLVQVGSGENVMEVVSADNSSIAHVLAAKALLDPSRAAGRVDGEGFNISDGVPMPFWHHIKLIWKTALGQDELKNLTILPAWVMIVAVNVVEWVLWVFTLNMVKPPVELRRVSLDYCLNTHTYSIEKARERLGFEPVSDHDAVLVESVKWMLRHRETLKKRE, encoded by the coding sequence ATGACCCCGCAAAAGACCTCATTGGCACCCCTCCTCGGCACCACCCTCGTGGTGGGAGGCTGCGGCTTCTTGGGATACCATCTCGTTCGTCATCTACTCCCCGACAGCGAAAGCGGTGCCGTCTATGTGGTTGACCGCGACATCAGCAAGAATCAGCACGAAAAGGTCACCTATGTCCGCGGCAGCATCACAGACAGCGAGTTACTTCGCTCGctcatcaccaagatcgaACCCAGTGTCATTTTCCACATCGCCTCGCCTATTGCTTCGCTTCCCGCCTCGAGGGAGGGCGAATTCCTCGAGACAAACGTTAAAGGCACAGAGGTTCTCCTTGCCATTGCTACGGAGAGTGAATCGGTTCGGGCGCTTGTCTACACCTCCAGTGTCGATATATACACCAATCCACCGTACTTGAATGTTGTCGAGTCTCACGAGCTGTGGCCGGCTTCTGACAAGTCCAACGAGTACAACCGCACCAAAGCGATCGCGGATCGGTTGGTTCGTGAAGCAAATGGTCCTCAGTTGCGCACTGCCACACTCCGCCTTGGCCATGCATACGGCGAGAGACACATTCAGGGCATGGTCGAGGTTCTTGACATGTGCGAGAGCAGCAAGAAGCTTGTCCAAGTTGGCTCAGGCGAGAATGTTATGGAAGTTGTGTCGGCCGATAACTCAAGTATAGCCCACGTCCTTGCAGCAAAGGCCTTGCTCGACCCGAGCCGTGCAGCAGGCAGGGTGGATGGAGAGGGCTTCAACATATCCGACGGGGTCCCGATGCCATTTTGGCATCACATCAAGTTGATCTGGAAGACTGCCCTAGGTCAAGATGAGCTGAAGAATCTCACTATTCTACCTGCCTGGGTCATGATCGTGGCAGTCAATGTGGTCGAGTGGGTTCTCTGGGTCTTTACCCTCAACATGGTCAAGCCCCCTGTTGAATTGCGGAGGGTTTCTCTTGACTATTGCCTCAATACGCATACGTATAGTATTGAAAAGGCGAGGGAGCGACTTGGCTTTGAGCCGGTGTCGGATCATGATGCTGTGCTTGTGGAGTCTGTGAAGTGGATGCTGCGTCACCGAGAgaccttgaagaagagagaatgA